DNA from Triticum aestivum cultivar Chinese Spring chromosome 7D, IWGSC CS RefSeq v2.1, whole genome shotgun sequence:
tacggagccgaggtggttctccctagcgacatccgtcatgactcgcctcgtgtggcggcttatgttgaggcggacaatgaacaagcgcgtcaggatgctcttgacttgttggacgaacagcgtgacgtagcagcagctcgctcggcgatttaccaacaagacctgcgccgctatcacaaccgccgggttaagtctagaacctttcaggaaggtgacttggtgctccggctcatccaggagcaaacagatgcacacaagttatccccaccttgggaagggccctttgtggtcagcaagaacttgcacaatgggtcatactacctcatcgatgttcgagagcacaaatattcacgtaagtcggaggaggagagccgccggccgtggaatatcgctcatcttcagccttattacacttgagccaccggctctcataatgtacatacttccgtgacaatgtatatattatgataaataataaagcaggacctctgtccttttttcccctcaaaggtaaatgtgtcattgttattttcattataatatcacatgatcacttgggggctgatccggcttacgatcgtattcgaatctagccgttaaatatTATGATCACTAgggagcttcctgttcaaacataggtcgtattcgaaccaaagagaacatagctgtcgatacccttttgatcggcacactgccgagctcactggggagtttcttggtcatactTGAATCATAGCTCacccccctttgggaaccgacgtggatcgtattcgaatcagcgtcgttaaacaactctccaggtcatttgggggcttcctgttcaaacataggtcgtattcgaaccaaagaggacatagctgtcggtaccctcttgatcggcaatgccaaagccactgggggctatatgatcgtattcgaatcttagcttaacccctttgggacggttttctggtcgtattcgaatcagaagcctccaaatttttgaagtctctttttgcaaacaagttTTTGGATTTTACTGGATGTTTTTTTGATCATGTctaaagtgttcaagggtggttcctattccaccggcttaaccttgatcaataaagatgatCGCATATAGTAAACATCGTATTacagagttgggttctcaccctcattgttcgggtcacataaaccggaagtgtaatCGAAGggtcacaggtatgctgttatggttgtCTCAAAGATATAATTGAGAACCGGTTTTTTATGATTTTGATTCAtactccgggttatatgtaaaatatatgaccctctatgcggtaagccgccaagggacttgtaATTTGTTCTCTATGCAGGACAGTTAAAGGCAGCTCTTTAAACGTAAGGAAAGAAGAGGATCAGCATAAAACGGgggaatataagatggcggcttaaacagTGTTGAGCGCCACACAAGTGCGCGACGGCACGACAAAAATAAGTgttttcctactctattacatgactccccgttttcctactctattacatgactccccgagtccaaatagtgaagcattattttttatcaagacataaatatgagccgcctaagggatcaaaggtgttgttgggctgaagcttccggttcatccctttccgctcctccgtctgtttccctgtcctggaaggttgatgatttccagtcaatgccactcaaggcttcaaattcagcttcatcatcaattaacccggccagatcaacgtcaggggcgaaggtatgcttacgagtgggagggatcaggctgattgcttcataaCATGGTGTTGGAATTCTCTGATTCTCGGTGTCATAACCTGGCTGGTATTTGGTAAGATCCATGTCATTACCGATTAGAGTGGCCACAGGGTGTATGTCCTTCACGCAAGTGGCGAAatccttctggtcaaagggggtgccatcctccttcaaactgggatacccaagggtgatgtcggccgggtctagctccggcagccACGCCATGGCCCGGCTTaatgcagctatggctccggctcttgcagaagctcgtcttaATTCCTGGAATCGttgaggtagcacggcaagccgcttagcacatccgccagatgagtgggaacttcatttgatagagccacgacggctaaggcgcgttgtgacccggtgtagagttgttccaccagggtataaatggccttcagctttgtcagcatgttttggttgagattggaactcctggggcctgcattacaaagtcaggtgGGCTGATGACAATTGAGATGCTTGTTGTAAAGGATTTAATCTAGATAACACTTACagggtaacttaccaaagattgctgagaccatctgagatacatggcgttttaagccggacaaCTCGGCGGTTGTTTCCGCAAGAGTGGCTTCCGCTTGTTCAGCCCGGTTGAGCAAAGCGGTCTTTTCATCCGCCTAGGCCTTTCTCTCTGCTTCAAACTTCTTTTTCAATTTCTCTTGTgcggatacactgaattcaaacttgaaattcgccttttgggtttcactctcttgagttttcaggcgattcttcaagtcagagatctccgattcaaattgcttaatggcggcctgtataaattccgggtcacagttagggttatcataatgcaacattaagtcccaagcactttgcaagcaaagatacttggcacttgggggctaatgtatgctaaagagctctatttacagtggcggttcatggaaataagtccgaagcactttgcaggcaaaggtacttggcacttgggggctaatgcatattgttgttcaaGTACTTGGTTAAAATACGGTGAAGACCGGTTCAAGTATGCTgtctgagccggcccttgggtgctaccggataagccggttttcttgcagtgattactaagctggtgttaagtctacaacatattgcatcataagtaatagacttgggggctggcatagtaaggataactaaggaacaagcaacaagagttatacctcagatttttggtgtatttgtttcaccatatcaatttccagatcccggctgttgtgcacttggtttacataaccagagacgatttctccaatactcagatgagcataatcagtgacATCCAGCCGGGTTTTGCGacgttccagaagttcttctttggcggagcacttggccagcgcggtGGGTCTCCCCGGTTCAACGAAGTCAGTCCAGATGATTTCGACGTCCGGGTCATCCGCCTTGGCCGGGCTAGGGTTCTCCGGGTTCTCAGAACCTTCCATAGCTTGTTCGACGGACGGATCAGTGGTGAGAGTTGGAGTATCATgggctggttcaggcggcggctcatgAGCGGAAGTATCAGGAGCAGCCGTTCTGAGCTCCGGTTCAGCAAAGattggctcttcggccggcttacttctcttcgtcctcttgctgggctttacttgtacactgaaaattAAAGGGTTAGTTCAAAAAAATGACTAAGATAAGCACAAGATAAAcagattatcattaccctggagcggttttgaaagctggcatgctggactgcattgattcgccggaggaaggtgacgttccctgatagtttgagtcagaagaattgagtggttgacgagtgaaacccgccaaaggatacaaagaatataaatcagagataacctcagtccaGCGTTTTCttgttacatcgggtaagccggaggagaggtccgcatctttactggtccgggtctgcctccgactctcgtgaatatgttgcttcaaaagaaattgaggatcttgataagctaaaggatgtgaaaatcttactttccgggttacccttcggactttctgtctcggcaaaggctcggagtcggaggaaattatagttacctcttcaattactgcatgacttgctcctgtatcctcctgctgataatcagtgtcaattagatggttaaagaaggagcctaaagagtcaagagttaCCTCTGAATCGGAGGTATCGTCCAGATGAAACatatccgaggcgctaggtttgttccccttcttacgggcagcggctttcctggcggctttcttggcctttctggctttctttgcagcctcatggtcatacttgaccttccagaatttatcaccagcctgtaaaatatagcaagagtttttgagtaaggatgaaattatcaaagtggaaagtaagatgctcaagttaatggtttaccgctggagccgggttagccttgcagaaaggacttaagcccgctttcccgcaatctgccaggctctcgttcagaagagacttggtcatgtcatcaacgacatcctgaggtaagtcgtcaggactgtgccgtagaggatcatttttctggcctgtgtaatcgcacatcaagccggggcggcggctcaaaggaatcacccgccaggcaatccaaacccggaccaagtcaatgccgtttaggccgttccccagaagagctttgatcttgtttatggtgggggcAAGTGTTTGACGTTCAGCCGGAGATAATTTATCTGGTAAGGGGTGAGTTGACTCCAGGCGCAGGACGCGAAAGCCGGGCAAAGGGTTCTCATTAGCtagagaagtgtcctgacagtagaaccatgtctggttccaatctttagggtgactcggcggctcggcataagggaagagACTGTCTCTacgtcgctggattgagattccgccaagctccaagctgggcccatgggcacattcgttttgacggttcagataaaataactctctaaagagtagtaagctgggttcttctccaaggtacacctccagaatacttggaaattgcagatgtttgacacggaattgggtccgatgtcttgaggtcgcaggtcaaaaaagtgcaagacgtctctgaaaatttttgagccgggtggagcaaagccccggttcatgtgatcagtaaaaatgacaacttccccatccttgggttgaggcttttcttctgacgggtcaggagcacgataagacatgatctctttcttcggcagatgaccagtcttcacaaaatcgtttaagatgctatcagtgacggtggatctaacccagttgcatgtgacgggtgctttgggagccttgggcggcattatgaaggatggaagcctatgacaaaataaaaatttccgtctcaaatttaagccagagaaaatatttcaattcatattcaagatggcggcttacgaaggggcataatgatatatggctaattgtgtcagattgtttaagccgccatgggaaacagtagcaattaaattatttaaatccactatgagtgatcaggattattcattgagcattgcctctttaagccggtgataagagccgccatggctaacggatacagtttttgcctaagtgtcgcacaaacaggtttcacaagttggagctgttattttggatcaaatggtcgttcagaaaagaaaatattctagacctaaaaaactggTACAGATAAGTTCGTGAGCTCTAAGGAGGTCTTTTTACAggcaaaagggatctgctagtattgaaaatggacgcaaaacaactaccgcatgagttccGTACCACTTTTGGATCAAAGGAGACCGCGGCGGAAGAACTATGAAGAAAccatgatgaactatgaagaacacgaaAGAACgcagaaaccctaatgcagatctgatatTCGAGAAGAGGAATACGTACTGGAGCTGCTGAACAGCGGAGGTGCGTCGCAGTTCTCTGGTCaggacaggttgatgcagcggccttggctggtgcatatgcgaaggtcgacggcggcggcggagttcgggCTCTGAGGcatcgagaggaggaagacgatagaaagggggagaatgagaaaagacctggtcgtgcttatttataagggaagactgataagtgggcgcgaaaaacgaggaggccgaaaacatGATCATCCAACTAcagagacgcctcgattttcgggatggttattaagataaggatccgttgagatacgtttGGTAAAGCATGcattaatggaagatgacgtcatggtgggttaccaagaatccagaagatgacgtcatggcgggttataacttttgcacagacagaagctagaaggttttttcttaaggtattgaagattggcatgaagcagttcaaatcaatctggggcctaatgttggggatataactactggcgtaacccgcctaggaggggccgggttacgttatggtgattcatcatatgaagcccaatatcaagcttgaagatggcggttcagtaaagggcctaaagcccataggcgacttaaggcccgtagtgataaaccgccgtaatggcatgacttgtattgtaaggcaataatagttaagagaccgagccggacactgtttatgagccggccgggactctgagagccgctgggctttaacctctgtatataaagggacgacccagcggcggttcaggacggGTAACATCAcatcggtagccaggcatagcggatttgctccctggtcatcgaaaccctagtaattccacctcaactggagtaggcttttaccttcaccgtaaggggccgaaccagtataaccctcgtgtcctttgtcccgctttaacccctttaagcttcctagttgcgatggctccacgactaagtcctttcacgaggacatctgccgtgactattccacgacagttgtaCTTCGTTAGATGCAGACCAAATGATGGAGGAGACTTAGTGGTAGGCATGTCACCTAGGGTTAGAGTTTGCCAGTTAGGTTTACAGTTGGTCGTCTAGGTTTAGGTCTATCGTTGAGGGTTAGGACTTGTCTATCAAAGCTGGAGTTTTCCATTTAAGTTTAGGGTTTGTCGTTTCGGTGTAGGCCATGTCATGTAGGTTTAGAGTTTGTAATTGAGGGTTTACAGTATTACACACAGACTTCACACATACAAAACACACAATTTGAATTCATCCAAACGTACAATATAATACAAAAACACACATACGAATATCGGTTAGTGCGTACTATTAAATAGCTTGCTATGTTTTGTTGTATTGAGCAATCTTCTCAATAATATTAGTGTTTTTCTTGCAGCTGGTATATCTCAATCCTTGGAAGTGACAATGTATTATATAGATCATTTTGCTGGCGCAATCATTAACATCTCCTTCCTCAGTGTGTTAGCTAGTCTTCCACGCTCACGCGATGTGGTATGCAACACCCTCTCCCCTTACATGTTGAGAGCACCAAGCTTCTATATATAGAGCCAAATCGGAACAACATTTTCAGCGTAGTGTTCTAGACCTAGCTACCAAGAAGCCATGATGTGCTCCCTCATCGCCATCCTCCTCTTGTCCATTGGTTCCTCGGTTGCCCATGGCGCCGGAGCAGGTCGCCAGCGCTACCATGTGGTGGAGACCGGGCACTTGGAGCCCAAATCCTTCTGCTCTGGCCTCAAGGGTTCGTAACGTACATGCATTCGTGCATGCAAATCGATCAACGTCCATGCAGTAGCTCCATTGGTTTCATGGCTAACCCATGCGTGCTTGTTTTCATTTTGCATGCAGTGGCTCCATTGGCCGAGGGCACGTGGGTGCCGCTGCACCGTCCGTTCGGCCCCTGCTCGCCGTCTGCCGGCAGGGCGCCGGTGCCGTCCCTGCTGGAGATGCTCCGGTGGGACCAGGTCCGCACCGAGTATGTCCGGAGGAAGGCCAGCGGCGGGGCGGAGGACGTGCTCAACCCAGCCAAGCCGCACGTGGAGCTGTATCAGACGGACTTCAGTCTCCGTTCGCCCTTCGAGGTGGGCTCCGGCTCCGGCAGCTCGGCGCGGATCGACGCCGACGGCGACCCCACGGCCGCGTCCCAGCAGACCATGGCCATCGACACGACCGTGGACGTGCCGTGGATCCAGTGCGTCCCCTGCCCCATCCCCCAGTGCTATCCGCAGCGGGACCCCTTGTTCGACCCCAGCACGTCGAGCACCGCCGCGGCCGTCCGCTGCCGCTCCCCCGCCTGCCGCTCCCTCGGCCCCTACGGCAACGGCTGCTCCAACACGTCCGCCAACGCCGAGTGCCGGTACCTCATCGAGTACAGCGACGACCGCGCCACCGCCGGGACATACATGACCGACACGCTGACCATCAGCGGCAGCACCACCGTCCGCAACTTCCGGTTCGGGTGCAGCCACGCCGTGCGCGGCAAGTTCAGCGACCTGACTGCCGGGACCATGTCCCTCGGCGGCGGCGCCCAGTCGCTCCTCGCCCAGACGGCCCGCTCCCTGGGCAATGCCTTCTCCTACTGCGTCCCTCAGCCCAGCGCCTCCGGCTTCCTCTCCATCGGCGGGCCGGTGACGACCAACTCCACAACAGTGTTCGCGACCACGCCGCTGGTCAGGAGCGCCATCAACCCAAGCCTGTACCTGGTGCGCCTCCAGGGCATCGTCGTGGCGGGGCGCCGGCTCAGGATCCCGCCGGTGGCCTTCTCCGCCGGGGCGGTGATGGACTCGAGCGCCGTCATCACGCAGCTGCCCCCCACCGCGTACCGCGCGCTGCGCCGGGCCTTCAGGAGCGCCATGAGGGCGTACCCGAGGAGCGGCGCCACGGGGACCCTGGACACCTGCTACGACTTCCTGGGGGTCGCCAATGTGAGGGTGCCCGCCGTCTCCCTCGTGTTCGGCGGCGGCGCCGTGGTGGTGCTCGACCCGCCGGCCGTGATGCTCgggggctgcctcgccttcacggccacctcctcggacCTGGCCCTCGGCTTCATCGGCAACGTGCAGCAGCAGGCGCACGAGGTGCTCTACGACGTCGCCGCCGGGGGCGTCGGCTTCCGCCGTGGCGCCTGCTAGTGTTCGGCAACATAAATCCTGCGGCCGTACGTTTGCTTTAATTATCTTGCCATGCATGCTTCGTGTGCTTGGCCGCTGTATCTCGTTCTCGTAGAGTAGTAGAGGTAGACTAGCTGCCAGCATGAGTTCCTGGGATGGCTCGAGCTCCAGTAATAATCATGGCGGCATCCTAGGTGTGGTCTTTTATGCATGTGTTGTAACTTGTAATTGAAGCTGCTTAGCTTCAGTGCAGCTTGTGAGACCCATAAAATCAGAGAAATTAAATGTTGCAAGCTTTACACAGCGCCAAGCCATGCATGTCTCTTGTGCACTCTGGACCTCTGGTGCAGCTTGTGGTGCATGAGTTTGTGAacattttattttttgataaaaaTGAACTTGTGAACATATGAACCTCAGACTTAGACTTATCGTATTCATCCATATGTGATTTTGTCTTCCAGGTTTATGTTATGCGAGGAACGAATTTCATTGGTCCGGAAAAATTTCAGTTGGATCATGGATTGGATCTATTACAAAATCCAATGTATTTTAGTTGTTTTTTCAGGGCAATGTATTTTAGTTGGGGTCTGACGTGAAAACGGCCTTCATAATTTGCAAATACGAAGTACTATATATCGCCTACTATGAGTTCGTGCTCATGCTTGCCTTGATGTGCTCGCTAGTTGGCCGCAACCCACGACAGTTTTCCATTCCCTAGTAGTAGGTACCCTAAAGTCAAGTGGATTTTTTGGCCGGTACGCTTGCCTCGAgtggagtttgctgggtttttttCTCTCTTGCATGACTTCCTTCTACTAGATTATTTTCTggcttgttttttttctttttccttatttcattttctcttttctctttttgttGCTATTCCCGTTTCATAGACTTattgtattcatgaacatttgtgATCTTCTTTACCTGGTCTGTGGTATGTGAGAAACGTACTTGGTTGGTCGGGACATATTTCCGCTTGATTATGGAAACAACTTATTAAAAAAATCAGGTGTATTTTAGTTGTTGTGGAACGTGAAAACGACCTCCATAATTTGCAAATCCTATGTATCACCTACTGCAAGTTCTAACTTGCGCTTGCTTTATGCGCTCATTAGTGGGCCGGAGCGCACAACGGTTTTATTTTCCTTGTTACCCTAGTGTCACGCGATATTTTTCCTGTACTCTTGCCTTAGGTGGAGTTTGCTCGGTTTTTCTCTTGCGTAACTTGCTTCTATAATACCTACTATATTCaagtattttctgtttgtttttacttttcatttttttttcattttccgtTTTTCccttcatttttccttttttttgtttcttttcctttttcttttggttCTTTTTATGTTCATAGTGTTATTCAAAGATGGTCATAGGGTATTTCTAGAGAATTCAACGCGTACTTTGATTTTTTTTAACATTCTTTGTAAAAATGTGTGCCTTAATTTAAAGAAGTTTTCCCACAAAAAATACCTTACAGAAGATCATTGTGCGTTTACACAATATATTCAGCGCCTATAAAATTTATTCGTGATGTATAAAAGTAGAttcttctgtttttttttcatttttctttttaggTTTGCTTATATTCCTTTGTCACTTTCCTTTTTTGTTACCCTTATTTATATGTACAATTAatttttgaatatatatatatatatatatatatatatatatatatatatatatatatatatatatatatttcttataaATAAATGCTATTTTGTTATGAATTTGTGAACACCTTTTGAATTACATGAATATTCATTTATGAATTCTAGACGCTTT
Protein-coding regions in this window:
- the LOC123168130 gene encoding aspartyl protease family protein At5g10770, translating into MMCSLIAILLLSIGSSVAHGAGAGRQRYHVVETGHLEPKSFCSGLKVAPLAEGTWVPLHRPFGPCSPSAGRAPVPSLLEMLRWDQVRTEYVRRKASGGAEDVLNPAKPHVELYQTDFSLRSPFEVGSGSGSSARIDADGDPTAASQQTMAIDTTVDVPWIQCVPCPIPQCYPQRDPLFDPSTSSTAAAVRCRSPACRSLGPYGNGCSNTSANAECRYLIEYSDDRATAGTYMTDTLTISGSTTVRNFRFGCSHAVRGKFSDLTAGTMSLGGGAQSLLAQTARSLGNAFSYCVPQPSASGFLSIGGPVTTNSTTVFATTPLVRSAINPSLYLVRLQGIVVAGRRLRIPPVAFSAGAVMDSSAVITQLPPTAYRALRRAFRSAMRAYPRSGATGTLDTCYDFLGVANVRVPAVSLVFGGGAVVVLDPPAVMLGGCLAFTATSSDLALGFIGNVQQQAHEVLYDVAAGGVGFRRGAC